In Rhizobium sp. CIAT894, the genomic window GCTGAAGCTGCCGCCGGCGAAATAGGGTCCGTCGGTCAGCGCGCCGTCGATCGTCGCGAACTTGGAAATCAGCGCCTTGCGCTTGGTCTCCAGCTGCACCGCATCTTGCGCCGTTTCATAACCCCAGAGGTCGGAAAGCACGGAGGAGCCGAATTCCATCCAGCCGCGATGACGGGCGCGGATGAGCGGATCGGCGGGATGCAGGGCAGCACCCGCCTGCGTTTCCTCCAGATATTCGCAGATAACGCTGCTTTCGAACAGCACCGCCTCGCTGCCATCCTCCTCTTCGATCCGCAGCAGCGGCACTTTGCCAAGCGGCGAGATCTTCAGGAACCAGTCCGGCTTGTCGGCAAGGTCGATATTGATGCGCTCGAAGGCTACGCCCTTTTCAAGGAGAGCGATGGCAGCGCGCTGCACATAGGGGCAGAGATGATGGCTGATGAGGGTCAGTCTGGGCATGGAAATCTCCTGGTCACAATCCATGCAAATGCATCTAATATCGCTTGCGGTGGATTTCAAGATAGATGTAATTGCATTTATGTCCGAAAAAACATTAGAGCCGAGCGAAGCCTCCACCCGCGCCTGGACGAGCATCATGCGCGCCGGCGAACGGCTGCTTGGTGCGATCGAAACCGACCTGAAAGCCGCCGGCATGCCGCCGCTTGCCTGGTATGATGTGCTGTGGGAATTGGCGCGCGCGCAAGACGGCAGGCTGCGCCCCTATGAGATCGAAGAGCGGACGTTACTGGCGCAGTATAATCTTTCCCGCCTGATCGACCGGCTGGAAAGAGAGGGTTTCGTCCGGCGCGAAGTCTTCGCCAGGGATGGACGCGGCCGCTGGGTTGTCATCACCGAGGCCGGCCGGCAGCTGCGGGAGCGCATGTGGGCGATTTATGCCGGATCGATCGAGACCCATATCGGCTGCAAGCTTGCCGAAAGCGAAGCGAAGGCACTCGCGGGCCTGCTCGATCGCTTCCTTTGATCAGGCGATCAGCGGCGCAGCGACCGCCTTCAAAGCCTTCAATGCATCCTTCGGATCGAGCCGCACTTGCAGCCCGCGCTGCCCGCCATTGATATAGACAAGCGGCTCGGCAAGGGCGGTTTCCTCGACCGCTGTCGGCACGATCTTCTTCTGGCCGAAGGGGCTGATGCCGCCGACATGATAGCCCGTCAGCCGTTCGGCGTCGGCAGGCTTCATCATATTGGCCGATTTGCCGCCAAAGGCGCTCGCCAGCTTCTTCATGCTGACTTCGCGATCCGACGGCACGACGACGCAGACCGGCTTGCCGTCCACCTCCGCCATCAGCGTCTTCAGCACCCGGTGCGGGGCTTCGCCGAGGGCCTCGGCCGCCTGCAGCCCGACGCGCTCGGCGCCGGGATCGTAGTCATAGGTGTGGACGGTGAAGGCGACGCCTGCCTGGGAAAGAAGCTGTGTCGCGCGCGTGGTCTTGGACATGGCTCAGCCCTTGAACATATCCGCGTAAATCTCCGGCTTGAAGCCGACCAGCAGCTTGCCCTTCGTCTCCAGCACCGGCCGCTTGATCATCGACGGCTGGTCGAGCATCAGCGCGATCGCCTTTTCCCGGGTCAGGTTCTCGCGCTCGGTATCGGGCAGCTTGCGGAAGGTGGTGCCGGCGCGGTTGAGCACGGTATCGAGGCCGGCCTGATCGATCCAGCTCTCGAGATGGGCCCGGTCGATGCCGAGCGCCTTGTAATCATGAAATTCATAGGCGACGCCGTGGTCTTCCAGCCAGCTGCGGGCCTTCTTCATCGTGTCGCAATTCTTGATGCCATAGATGGTGACGGCCATGCCGATCGATCTCCTGTGATGGCGGCGAGATAACATGGGCGGGGGCCGGCGCAAACGCCCCGCGGCGTTTTATCCCCGAGCGCGCCGATAATCCGGAGGCTCAATTCTCCAGCGTGCCGGCCTTGCGCGAGGCCTTGCTTCGATTGTCGCAGGCGATCTTCATCAGGTCGCCGCGCCGCCGCACCAGCCGGTCGGAGGTTCGGGTCAGGATCAGCCCGGCCTGCGGCGCATGCAGGTCTATGCCGCCGCCCGGCTGTCCCGGCCGGGTGACGATCGTCGCCAGAAGGTCGCCTTCCGCAACTCTCTCGCCGATATTGCGATGGAAGAGCACGGCGCCGCCTTCGGGAGCGCGAAGGATCTCGACATTGTCGAGCGGCACGGCCGGCCCGGAAAATGCCGTTGCCGCCGTCTCGCCGCTGACGATCCCTCGCGTCACGAGGAAACGCCAGAGCCCGTCCGCATCCTTCTTCGCCAGTACCGGATCGACATCGCGCTTGCCGCGCAGCTCGACGGTGACGGAAAGCCTGCCCGGCAACCGCGATCGGCGCTCGCCGGGAATTTCATATTTCCAGGCAAAACCGACGGCCTCCTCGAAGGCCGAACTTTCGCCATCGGAAAGCAGCACGGCCTGCATGTCGAGCGCGGCGGCCAGATCGGCTGCCTCCGGCCAGAAGGCCTCGTCGATATAGGCATATTGCAGCGATTCATCGTCGCAATGCAGATCGAGCACGAGATCGGCGCGGAGCGCCATATGCAGGAGCTGCCGTTTCAATCTGTCGGTAGCCGGATAATCATCGAGGTCTTCAATAAGTGTGGCCCGGTCAGCAATGGACATCAGCGGGAAATCCCGGTTGAAATTGGTGCGTGAGCCCAAGTCGAAACGGCCTTGCAACTCGCCGAAATGCGATTGCGCCGCACCGATCGGATTGGCCTGCGGGACGATGGTGATATCGCCCGCGATCCGGCCGTCGTTTTCCGCCTGTCGCAGCCTCTCGCAGAGGAAGTGCAGGAGCACCGTTCCCGGGAGTTCGCCGGCATGCAGTGCCGCCTGGATATAGACTTTCGGTGCCTTCGGATCGCTGCCGGCAAAACGCAGCACCGGCAGCCGCCACGCTGTTCCCGGCGTATCGCCCGGAATGATGATCTCTGAAACGTCCATGTTTTTGTCTCGCTTGCAATCGGACAGCTTTTCCGAGTTTTACGCGTGGAAATCCGGCTCGCGCAAGCCGCGGTCGAGGGACATCGTTGCGATCAGCTGAGCAACGGCCAACGATCGATGATGTGGTGTTCGGTTTTTCCGAGAAGGCTGTGAATGAGCAGGAACTCCTGCGCGCCCCATGAAACCGGTCTGACGAGGCTCGCCGGCGGCACCGCCTTGCGGTCGTAGAGCAGCGTCATATGCGGCGTGAAATGCGGGTCGATATTATGGGGCAATCCGGCATTGTGCATGCCGACCCCGAGCTGGACATGCAGTCGGGTGAGCGCTTTCCGTCCGCCTTCGCCATAGAGCACCAGAGGTCGCGCCTTGCCTTCCCGTCTGAAGCTCATGATCCTGTCGAAGGTGATCGCGATCGGCACGCCCTCGACGGTGGCGCCGGCCTGGCGGGCCGCGAAGACCACGTCCTCCGGCAGCACCTCGTAGTCGCCGATGCCGATGACGCTGACATGCAGCGTCGTCAGCCTTGGCTTTGCCGAAAGGGAGAAAGCTTTGCCATAGTCATCGGCGATCGAAGCCGCTTGCCGTTCGACGATCGCCGGAACGCCGAGAGCGAAGAAAAGCCGGTGCCCGCCGCCGTGGCTTTCACCCGGCCGCCGAGGCGGACTGTGACCATGGTCGAAATCGAAGGAAATCTGGTTCATGAGCTGTCAGGTCGTCATGACCCGCCTCGTCGTTCCAAAAACGGGATGAAAGATACGCCGGCCAAATCGAATGGCAAGAACAAAAAAAGAACACTGTGCGCAAGAAACGGGTTGAAACAGCGGTCGTCCCGTACGATTCTGGTGTAAATCGAAAACGCGGAGGCTGTGTCATGGCCGAGACGATACATCACTATCTCATCTTCGAAACATCAGGCGGTTTCTGCGGCATCGCCTGGAGCGACGCCGGCATCGCCCGCTTCCAGCTGCCGACGAAGTCAGCGGAAGCGACCGAACGGCTGCTGCTGCGCCGCCTGCCGGATGCCCAGCCCGGCGCGCCGACGCCTGGCGTGCTGGAGACGGTCGCGGCCGTGAAGCGCTATTTCCAGGGTGAGGAAACCGATTTTTCCGGCGTCGAACTCGATCTTGCCGGCCAGGATGACTTCTTCCGAAATATCTACGCGGCAGCCAGACGGGTCGGCTGGGGTCGCACGACCACCTACGGCGCGCTGGCGAAGGAGCTTGGCGTCGGGCCGGAAGCCGCCCGCGACGTCGGCCAGGCAATGGCGAAAAACCCGGTCGCCCTGATCATTCCCTGCCACCGGGTGCTGGCCGCCGGCGGCAAGCTCGGCGGCTTCTCCGCTCCCGGCGGCTCGTCATCGAAGGCCCGCATGCTGGAACTCGAAGGCGTCAGCCTCGCCCCGCCGCCGCCCGCCCAGCAATCGCTGGGTTTTTAGGCGAAATGCGGGCTGCTCAATGCGGGCTGGCCGTCGGCCGGATGATGATCTCGCTGACATCGACGTCATCAGGCTGGCTGATCGCGTAGAAGATCGAATTGGCGACGGCTTCCGGGCTGATCGTCACCGCCCTGAAAGCCTTCATGGCGTCCCGAGCTGTGGGATCGGTGATCGTCTCGGCCAGTTCCGAGGTCGTCGTGCCGGGAGAAATAACGGTGACGCGGATGCGATCGGTCTCCTGCCGCAATCCGTCCGAGATTGCCCGCACCGCGTATTTTGTCGCGCAATAGACGGCAGCCGTCGGCGAGACGCTGTGTCCGCCGATCGAAGACAGGTTGATGATCTGCCCCGATCCCTGCGCCTTCATGATCGGAAGAGCCGCCGCGATGCCGTAGAGAACGCCCTTGATGTTGACGTCGACCATCCGATCCCACTCCTCGACCTTGAGGGCATCGAGCGGTGAGAGCGGCATGACGCCGGCATTGTTGACGATGACATCAAGCCGGCCGAACTCGGATCTGGCAAAGCCGGCAAATGCTTCGACTTGGGAACGGTCGGTGACGTCAAGCTTTCGCAGGCGCACCCTCCCGCCCTTGGCTGCGATTTCGCCGGCGAGCGTCTCCAGCCGCTCGGTACGACGCGCGCCGATGACGATATGGGCGCCGGCCGCAGCCAGCACCCTTGCCGCAGCCTCACCGATGCCGCTGCTCGCCCCGGTAATGGCAACGACTTTTCCTTCGATATCAGACATTTCAAGCTCCATTGGTTCGTTGAGCGTTTTCTGGGCGGTCAGCTGGACGCGGTTTTCCTGCTTGAGATTGCCGCGTCAGGCGGCATGTCCCTTGCGGCGAAACACCATGCCGCCATGATGCAGTGTGTTGCCGTCGACGAAATCGCCGTCGGCGGTGAAGCCGGTATCGTCCCAATATTCGATGTGGTTTCCTGTGATTTCGTAACGGCCTCGATAGGCGCTTTCCCGGTTGCCGCGGGCTTCGTCGTAACGGCCATCGGCCAGAAGTTCGTGGCGGATCCGGCCATCATTCGTCACCCACATGCCGACATAGGGATGTTGCTGCATGATATTCTCGCTTGTTGATGCATGGGTTCGGCCATTGCTTCGCTGTGACCGGACATAGAGATAGCGCTTCCGGGAACAGCGATTAAGTTGCCAATCGAAGATGCTTTGGTTAGTATTGCTAACCAATGATTGATGATCTCGAAGGCATTTCGGTCTTTCTCGCCGTGGCGGAAGCGCGCAACTTCCGGCTCGCCGGCGAGCGGCTTGGCGTCACTCGCTCCGCCGTCAGCCAGGCTTTGCAGCGCTTGGAGGATCGGGTCGGCGCCGCCCTGGTTCAGCGAACGACGCGCAGCGTCAGCCTGACCGAAGCCGGCGAAGTGTTCTTCGAGGCGGTTCGCCCGTCAGTGCGGCAGGTCAAGGATGCGGTGCAGACCGTGCGGGACATGCAGGCCCGGCCGAGCGGCCTGCTGAGGATCGCCGTCTCCTCGATCGCCGAGAGCTTTTTGTCCGGCACGCTGTTGGCCGGCTTCATGCAAGCCTGCCCTGAGATCAAGCTCGATATTACCATCAGTGATGAGGAATTCGATATCGTCGAGGCCGGTTTCGACGCGGGTGTGCGGCTCGGCGAAGTGATCGAACAGGATATGATCGCGATCTCCGTCTCCGAAGAGCAGCGGCAATGTGCGGCCGCATCCCCCACCTATCTTGAGCGCCGCGGCCATCCCCGCCACCCTCGCGACCTGCAGAACCATGCCTGTATTGGATGGCGGCCGCGCCCCGATACGGCGCCGTATCGCTGGGAGTTCACCGAGAATGACCGCGACTTCGACGTCGCAGTTGATCCCGCCGTCACCACCAACGACATGGGCATGATGATCCGCATGGCCTGTGCCGGAGCCGGCATCACCTTCGGCATGGTGGAAACCTTTCGGCCCTATGTCGATCGTGGAGAGCTGGTGCCGCTGCTCGAAGATTTCTGTCCGCCCTTTCCGGGCTTCTATCTCTATTATCCCCGGCGCCAGCGGCAGCCGCTGAAGCTGCGATCGCTGGTGGACCATATCCGCGCTTCCGGCAGACGGTAGATAGGGTTCGTTGCCGCGGCGGATCTCTGCGAATTGATATCAGGCTTCCCTAACCGCATCGTAGCCCGCCCTGCCGCCGATCACGCAATCCTGCCACGCAGGCTGTCGGCGAGCGCGGAAAGAGCATTGGCGAGTTGCGCCGCTGTTTCCGGCGGCGGCAGCGGTATCTTCAGGCTTCGCGCGCCGGTGGCCGAATCACGCTCTACCCATGGATGCGCCGTCGCATCGGAATCGTTGGCCGCCGCCAGAGCGGCAACAACCTGCGCGCCGATCTGGGCCAAGGCTTGCCACGGATCGGAAGCGGCCTGGCGCGGCGGAGCGGCGGCTTCGGTTGGCGTCACCACCTTCGCTTCCGCATCGACCTCGACATCCGCTGTGAAACCTTCCCCGGATTCAGCCTCGTCGGCGATGCCGAAGTTCGTCATCTCCTCGGCCGGCGCCACGGTCTGGCCTTCACCCATGCTTCCGGTTACGTTCTCCACCTCCTTCATGAACCGGTTGAGGCGCGAGCCGCCGAGCGAAATCTCGCTGAGGCCGCCGTCGAGAATTCCGGCCGACAGAGAGCGCTTGAACGCCAGAACCGAAAGCATGCCCTCTTCGATGGTGCCCTTTGAGACGAAATTGATCACCTGCACCGGCCGCGCCTGGCCTATGCGATGGATGCGGGCGATGCGCTGCTCGAGGATCGCCGGGTTCCACGGCAGATCCATGTTCACCAGCGTCGAGGCATTCTGCAGATTGAGCCCGGCGCTGCCGGCTTCGGTGGACAGGAACACGCGGCAATCGGGATCGTTGCGAAACCGCTCGACCAGTTCCGGACGCTTTTCCGACGGCACACCGCCATGGAGGCTGACATAGCCGATCCCACGCGCCTTGAGGCGGCGGATGACGATCTCGTGGGTGCGGGTCCATTGGGAGAAGACCACCGCTTTGGCTTCGGGGTCGGCGAACAGTTCGCCCAGAAGTGCTGCCAGTTCGTCTGCCTTCACCCCGTGATCGGTTTCCTGGTCCAGCAGATAGGTGCTGTTGCACGACATGCGCATATTCTGGAGCGCGCAGGTCAGCCGGCGCTGGTCCTTGTCCGAAAGAAACTTCGTCTTGTGCCAGCGCTGGACGATTCTCGCCACGATGTCAGCGTTTTCCTGGTGGTGGAGCATCTGCCCCTCGGTCATCGGCACCAGGACGTTCTGGTCGGTCCTGCTGGGCAATTGCCGCAGCACCTCCGACTTGCGCCGGCGTATCATCACAGGCGCCAGTGTCTGGCCGATTTTTTCGAGCCCGGTATAACCGATGACACGCCCGCCGTCGTCCTTGACCTGATGCTCGTGCAGTAGCTTCCAGGTTGGTCCCAAACGGTGCTGATCGACGAACTGGACGATGGAAACCAGCTCTTCCAGCTTGTTCTCCAGGGGCGTCCCGGTCAGGACCATCGCATAGGTGCTGTCGATGCTTTTGAGGGCGCGCGCCGCAATGGTGTTCCAGTTTTTTACCCGTTGTGCTTCATCGACGATGACGAGGTCCGGTGCCCAGGCGGTGATCAGGTCGAGATCGGGTTTGAGTTTTTCGTAGTTGGTGATTTTGCAGAAGTCATCCAGCGCGTAGTCCTTCTGCCGCTCTGCCCGGCCACCATTGATGACGCGTGCCGCATTCTCTCCGCCTCGTCCCGAAAACCGCGCGATCTCGCTTTGCCACTGGTATTTGAGCGAGGTCGGGCAGATCACCAGCACTCTTGAGACGCCGAAATGCCGCGCCAGGATTTCCGTTGCGGCGATCGCCTGTATGGTCTTGCCCAGTCCCATGTCATCGCCGATCAGCGCTCGGCCGGCCTGCGCCGCAAACAGCGCGCCTTCAGCCTGATAGGGATAGAGCGGCACCTTCAGCAGCGTCTGCAGCCCGATGTCGCCGGCACCTTGCGGAAAAAGCTGTTCGAGCTTTGCGGCCCGTCGTTCCGCGTCCCTTTTTCCGGCGATGAAATCGAGCGCATCGTCATAGGCGCGGAGCTCGTGGTCGCTGCCGGACGCTGTGGCCATGAAAGGCTCCAACTCGCCGAAGCGGTCCTCGGCAAGCATGCCGTCGTGATCGGCGTCGAACAAGGCCGCCGCGGCCTCCTTCACGGCCGGTGGGCATTGCGTTCCGGCACGGAAATGGATGCGGCGTTTACCGTCGTTGCGCAGATAGAGTTCGGAAAATGCCGGTTGATAGCCCCGCGCGAACGCCGTCTTGGCACCGCGCTTCTTTTCCAGCTTGGCAAGCGTGAATTCGAGGTGCTTGCAGGTGCCGAGTTCGCTGGTGGAGTAATCGGGGCATGAACAGAAATTACCCCACGGGCCCAAGCCACGAATGGCAACGCGGTAGCTGGAATTCGAAACCGGATTGGTAACCCTGAATTCGGAGAAGAACGGCTCGTCGGTGAGATTCTCAAGCCCAAAAGCTTGCCCCCTCCCGAACTGGCGGCGCAGGCCGCGCTGCCAGTCCATGGGCGATAAATCGGCCGGCGCCTGGGTGCGTGACAGTTTAGGTTCCTGGTTCGGTGTGGGCTTCAAGTTTCGGGACTTGGATTTCATCGAAGTACATCCATTCGATACAGTTTTTCGCGCGCCATTCTTCCAAGCTTGTCGGCTGCGGCATCGCAGAAGAACTATCCAGATTCGAATCCCGATACCAGAGGCAGCCGCGGAAGCTGTGCGCATTGGTCGCTTGTGCCGGACGGTCCGACAATCCCTGATGTGGTTGGTGCCCCGGCCCCAAGGTTGCCGCTGGCATGCGGTTTTGGTATCCCCACCTGAAGGGAACAGCGGTCGCGCTGCTCCATCCCGTTGCCGGAGACCATATGCTGGACGACGTCTTTTCCATTCCGACCAGGGCCTTGATCCGCCAGGGCGGGCGAGCTTGCTTTTTTCGTCTCGTCAATACGAGCCCCTTGTTGATACAGGTGCAATCGGGAACGAAGATCGTCATGGCGGATGACAGGCCTTTGCGCCTTGAGGCGGGCGCCTATGGCCTGCTGCCCGACTATAGGCCGCTGACGATGGAGAATATTCCAAAGGCGCCGCAAAAGTATCAGACCCTGGCGCTTCCTGTTCCCAGACAGCTTTTCGAGGAGACCTATCTCAGCATGAGATCGATCGCCGTTCCGTCGCGGCCTGTCCCGGCAAGCGCCTCGACCCTGCCGGAGGAAGCGGCGGCATTGTTTGATTATTGCTGTCAGCCCGGCAATCTGACGAGGCTTCCCGGCGTCATTGCCAAGGCTCGTTTGATGGAGCTGATCACCTGGTTTGCGCTCAGTGGAGCGGTGCTGGGCCAACTCCAAAGTCCTCGGCTCGAGGATCGGCTAAGGCAGATGATTGAAAGTGATACGGCCTTCGACTGGACGCTGGGGCATGCGGCGCGCTCGTTCAATATGAGTGAAGCGACGTTGAGGCGCAGGCTTGCCGGCGAGAATAGCAGCTTCAGCGAGATCCTCAGCGACACCCGGATGAACCGAGCTCTGGCGCTCGTCCAGACGACAACATTGCCGATGGCGCAGGTTGCGCTTGAGGTCGGTTATGATTCGCCGTCGCAATTCTCAGCCCGCTTCAAGGAGCGCTTTGGCGTCAGTCCGCGCCACGTGCGGAGCGGGCCTGAGAATTTTGAGCGGATCGGGGCAGAAGTTGAGCAGAGCGGGGCAGATATGCTCGCCCGCTGACGATAGGTCTCCTGCATCGTCAACCGCAGGAAAACAACATGCGTCTCATAACAGCAGCCCTTCTCGCCGCGTCCGTCTTCGGCGCCACCGCCGCTCAGGCCGAAATGAAGCTTGCCTCGAAGGATTTGACCGCCGGCAAGGTCATGGCCGATGCGCAGGTCTTCAACAGCTTCGGCTGCTCGGGCAAGAATATTTCCCCGGAACTGGTGTGGTCCGGCGCTCCGGAGGGTACCAAGAGCTTCGCCATCATGGCTTACGATCCGGACGCCCCGACCGGCTCCGGCTGGTGGCATTGGTCGGTGTTCAACATTCCTGCAGACGCTTCGAAGATCGCCACCGGCGCAAGCGGTGACAAGAAGCTTCCGGCAGGCGCCGTGGAAGGTCACACCGATTTCGGCACGTCGGGATATGGCGGCGCATGCCCGCCGGCCGGCGATGCGCCGCACCACTACCAGTTCACCGTCTACGCACTCAAGGTCGACAAACTGCCGCTTCCCGATACCGCGCCGGGCGCCATGGTCGGCTTCTATGTCAGGGCAAATACGCTCGACAAGGCCTCCCTTGAAGTCACCTATGGGCGCTGAAGCCGGCTAAGGATCCCAATATGCATGAGGAAGGCCGGCCGTGGTGACTGAACCTCGGCCGGCCCACGTGCTGAGGCAAGCGCAGGCACTCAAGAGAGCCTCGTCCTGAACCTTCGCAGACGTGTTCATACCGGCCGATAGATCTGCGCCACCGCACCGCCGGGAAAGGCCTTCGAGCTCATCAGCTTGAGAGGCTGTGGCGCGCTAAGTTCGGAAAACAACGGCAGGCCCTTGCCGAGCGCCACTGGGGTCACGATCAGGGCGAACTGGTCGACCAGTCCCAGGGCGACCAGGCTGCGAGCGAAGCTCACGCCGCCATGGGCGATGATCGGCTTGCCCTCCTCGGCTTTCAGCGCCGCGATTCCTCGGCAGGGTCGCCGCTCGCTACATAGGCTTTAGCCCAGCTCTCCGCGCCGGGCTGCGGCTCCGCCGACTGTCCATTCCCCGCCTTGGCGCCGAGGTCGTCGAGCGCCACCTTCGCCTTCCCAAGAATATCAGCCCCCTGCCGCGAGAAGACCGCCTTGGGAATCTGGTTCATCGGCGGCGCGAACGCCATGGTGGAGGTCGGCCAGAAGGGAGCCATGGCGAGAAAGCTGCGGCTGCCCATGATGTGGAGGCTTGCGTTCCAAATATAGTCTACGGCCCAGGCCTTCGCCTCTTGATCGGCGCCGAACATCCATGTGTTTCGGCCATCCAGATCGCTGACGAAGCCGTCGACCGATATGGACATTTTCAGGATCAGGTCTCTCACGGCGTTCTCCTCTTTGG contains:
- a CDS encoding glutathione S-transferase family protein codes for the protein MPRLTLISHHLCPYVQRAAIALLEKGVAFERINIDLADKPDWFLKISPLGKVPLLRIEEEDGSEAVLFESSVICEYLEETQAGAALHPADPLIRARHRGWMEFGSSVLSDLWGYETAQDAVQLETKRKALISKFATIDGALTDGPYFAGGSFSLVDAVFAPVFRYFDLFDTLGDSRIFDGLERVRRWRKALSARESVKNAVGEDYPQRLTEFLEKHSSILLRQPAAA
- a CDS encoding MarR family transcriptional regulator, which produces MSEKTLEPSEASTRAWTSIMRAGERLLGAIETDLKAAGMPPLAWYDVLWELARAQDGRLRPYEIEERTLLAQYNLSRLIDRLEREGFVRREVFARDGRGRWVVITEAGRQLRERMWAIYAGSIETHIGCKLAESEAKALAGLLDRFL
- the ybaK gene encoding Cys-tRNA(Pro) deacylase — its product is MSKTTRATQLLSQAGVAFTVHTYDYDPGAERVGLQAAEALGEAPHRVLKTLMAEVDGKPVCVVVPSDREVSMKKLASAFGGKSANMMKPADAERLTGYHVGGISPFGQKKIVPTAVEETALAEPLVYINGGQRGLQVRLDPKDALKALKAVAAPLIA
- a CDS encoding ArsC family reductase, yielding MAVTIYGIKNCDTMKKARSWLEDHGVAYEFHDYKALGIDRAHLESWIDQAGLDTVLNRAGTTFRKLPDTERENLTREKAIALMLDQPSMIKRPVLETKGKLLVGFKPEIYADMFKG
- a CDS encoding succinylglutamate desuccinylase/aspartoacylase family protein — its product is MDVSEIIIPGDTPGTAWRLPVLRFAGSDPKAPKVYIQAALHAGELPGTVLLHFLCERLRQAENDGRIAGDITIVPQANPIGAAQSHFGELQGRFDLGSRTNFNRDFPLMSIADRATLIEDLDDYPATDRLKRQLLHMALRADLVLDLHCDDESLQYAYIDEAFWPEAADLAAALDMQAVLLSDGESSAFEEAVGFAWKYEIPGERRSRLPGRLSVTVELRGKRDVDPVLAKKDADGLWRFLVTRGIVSGETAATAFSGPAVPLDNVEILRAPEGGAVLFHRNIGERVAEGDLLATIVTRPGQPGGGIDLHAPQAGLILTRTSDRLVRRRGDLMKIACDNRSKASRKAGTLEN
- a CDS encoding 2'-5' RNA ligase family protein, which encodes MNQISFDFDHGHSPPRRPGESHGGGHRLFFALGVPAIVERQAASIADDYGKAFSLSAKPRLTTLHVSVIGIGDYEVLPEDVVFAARQAGATVEGVPIAITFDRIMSFRREGKARPLVLYGEGGRKALTRLHVQLGVGMHNAGLPHNIDPHFTPHMTLLYDRKAVPPASLVRPVSWGAQEFLLIHSLLGKTEHHIIDRWPLLS
- a CDS encoding methylated-DNA--[protein]-cysteine S-methyltransferase; the encoded protein is MAETIHHYLIFETSGGFCGIAWSDAGIARFQLPTKSAEATERLLLRRLPDAQPGAPTPGVLETVAAVKRYFQGEETDFSGVELDLAGQDDFFRNIYAAARRVGWGRTTTYGALAKELGVGPEAARDVGQAMAKNPVALIIPCHRVLAAGGKLGGFSAPGGSSSKARMLELEGVSLAPPPPAQQSLGF
- a CDS encoding SDR family oxidoreductase yields the protein MSDIEGKVVAITGASSGIGEAAARVLAAAGAHIVIGARRTERLETLAGEIAAKGGRVRLRKLDVTDRSQVEAFAGFARSEFGRLDVIVNNAGVMPLSPLDALKVEEWDRMVDVNIKGVLYGIAAALPIMKAQGSGQIINLSSIGGHSVSPTAAVYCATKYAVRAISDGLRQETDRIRVTVISPGTTTSELAETITDPTARDAMKAFRAVTISPEAVANSIFYAISQPDDVDVSEIIIRPTASPH
- a CDS encoding Atu4866 domain-containing protein, with amino-acid sequence MVSNTNQSIFDWQLNRCSRKRYLYVRSQRSNGRTHASTSENIMQQHPYVGMWVTNDGRIRHELLADGRYDEARGNRESAYRGRYEITGNHIEYWDDTGFTADGDFVDGNTLHHGGMVFRRKGHAA
- a CDS encoding LysR family transcriptional regulator, giving the protein MIDDLEGISVFLAVAEARNFRLAGERLGVTRSAVSQALQRLEDRVGAALVQRTTRSVSLTEAGEVFFEAVRPSVRQVKDAVQTVRDMQARPSGLLRIAVSSIAESFLSGTLLAGFMQACPEIKLDITISDEEFDIVEAGFDAGVRLGEVIEQDMIAISVSEEQRQCAAASPTYLERRGHPRHPRDLQNHACIGWRPRPDTAPYRWEFTENDRDFDVAVDPAVTTNDMGMMIRMACAGAGITFGMVETFRPYVDRGELVPLLEDFCPPFPGFYLYYPRRQRQPLKLRSLVDHIRASGRR
- a CDS encoding DEAD/DEAH box helicase, which gives rise to MKSKSRNLKPTPNQEPKLSRTQAPADLSPMDWQRGLRRQFGRGQAFGLENLTDEPFFSEFRVTNPVSNSSYRVAIRGLGPWGNFCSCPDYSTSELGTCKHLEFTLAKLEKKRGAKTAFARGYQPAFSELYLRNDGKRRIHFRAGTQCPPAVKEAAAALFDADHDGMLAEDRFGELEPFMATASGSDHELRAYDDALDFIAGKRDAERRAAKLEQLFPQGAGDIGLQTLLKVPLYPYQAEGALFAAQAGRALIGDDMGLGKTIQAIAATEILARHFGVSRVLVICPTSLKYQWQSEIARFSGRGGENAARVINGGRAERQKDYALDDFCKITNYEKLKPDLDLITAWAPDLVIVDEAQRVKNWNTIAARALKSIDSTYAMVLTGTPLENKLEELVSIVQFVDQHRLGPTWKLLHEHQVKDDGGRVIGYTGLEKIGQTLAPVMIRRRKSEVLRQLPSRTDQNVLVPMTEGQMLHHQENADIVARIVQRWHKTKFLSDKDQRRLTCALQNMRMSCNSTYLLDQETDHGVKADELAALLGELFADPEAKAVVFSQWTRTHEIVIRRLKARGIGYVSLHGGVPSEKRPELVERFRNDPDCRVFLSTEAGSAGLNLQNASTLVNMDLPWNPAILEQRIARIHRIGQARPVQVINFVSKGTIEEGMLSVLAFKRSLSAGILDGGLSEISLGGSRLNRFMKEVENVTGSMGEGQTVAPAEEMTNFGIADEAESGEGFTADVEVDAEAKVVTPTEAAAPPRQAASDPWQALAQIGAQVVAALAAANDSDATAHPWVERDSATGARSLKIPLPPPETAAQLANALSALADSLRGRIA
- a CDS encoding AraC family transcriptional regulator, whose protein sequence is MLDDVFSIPTRALIRQGGRACFFRLVNTSPLLIQVQSGTKIVMADDRPLRLEAGAYGLLPDYRPLTMENIPKAPQKYQTLALPVPRQLFEETYLSMRSIAVPSRPVPASASTLPEEAAALFDYCCQPGNLTRLPGVIAKARLMELITWFALSGAVLGQLQSPRLEDRLRQMIESDTAFDWTLGHAARSFNMSEATLRRRLAGENSSFSEILSDTRMNRALALVQTTTLPMAQVALEVGYDSPSQFSARFKERFGVSPRHVRSGPENFERIGAEVEQSGADMLAR
- a CDS encoding YbhB/YbcL family Raf kinase inhibitor-like protein; the encoded protein is MRLITAALLAASVFGATAAQAEMKLASKDLTAGKVMADAQVFNSFGCSGKNISPELVWSGAPEGTKSFAIMAYDPDAPTGSGWWHWSVFNIPADASKIATGASGDKKLPAGAVEGHTDFGTSGYGGACPPAGDAPHHYQFTVYALKVDKLPLPDTAPGAMVGFYVRANTLDKASLEVTYGR
- a CDS encoding dihydrofolate reductase family protein yields the protein MSFARSLVALGLVDQFALIVTPVALGKGLPLFSELSAPQPLKLMSSKAFPGGAVAQIYRPV